In the genome of Candidatus Binatia bacterium, the window CTGCTGAACGACAGTGCCCTCCACTCGGACTGGCGCGAGATGCTGGTGAGCATCGACTCCAGTGCACGTGGCTTACTACACCTGATCACGAACTTCTTGGACCTCTCAAAGATCGAGGCCGGAGCCCTACGTTTGCACCAAGTCGAGATCAGTATCAATGAAATCTTGCACCACATCGTCCAGTTCGAGCATCCTCTGGCCTGCGCCAAGAATATCGAGGTCGTCGAAAATCTCCAGCCGGTGCCAATCGTGTATGTGGACCGCTCGCAGATGGACCGTGTGTTCATCAATCTCATCGGCAACGCCATCAAGTTCACCCCTCGCGGTGGCCGGGTGCGCGTCGATACCGGCAGTCACAATGGTATGGTCGAAGTGCGCATCAGCGACACCGGGCCGGGGATTCCTCCGGAGCAGGTGCCGCAGTTGTTCCGGAAGTATCAACGCCTCTCGCCGACCAGCGAGGCCGACGGCACGGGGCTCGGCCTCTTCATCGCAAAATCAATGATTGAAGCGCACGGCGGGAGCGTGGCAGTGGAGAGCGCGCCGAATGCGGGTGCGACCTTCATTGTCGAGCTGCCGGCCGCACGCGGCTAATCACGGAGAGGTCGGTACAGGCGGTACTCCAACTGTTGAGAGGGTGGCTCGGCGCCACCCAGCGTAACGACTTCGTCGAAGTGCACGCGCGCCCGCTCGAAGGCATCGGCGTCGACCCAGTGTGAGAACGACCCCACCAACAAGGGCTCTTCGAACCCGCGAAACACAATGCTGGCGAGGTGGCCCGTTTGGTTGGAAAGCGTGCGCCACAACTTCTCTTCCTGCCCGTGCCACTTGTCGCCGTTACTGACTAGGTGGATGAGGATACGGGCGGCCACCGCGCCATCCGGAAGAGCGAGCCCCTTCGTGGAGGTGACGGGTCCTCCAATCTCCACGATCAGTCGGGGTGGTGCGGCGCTCAGCGCTGCACGGGCCCGTCGCATTAACGGCGTCCCTTGCAGGTGCTGGCGGGCGCCGTCGAGGGCCTTCTTGCTTTCCCACTCGGAGTAGACCAGCAGGTGGCGTGGCTCCGTGAGGTCCTGGTATATGCGGTGGGTGACATAACCTTGTTTGCGCCGGAGAATCTGCCAGATTTCGCGGTCGTACTGCGTCCGCGCTGACTCCGCGCCGGCGTTGTGTTCCATCGTCAGCAATTCAGCGATCGGTCTCTTCATGAGGTCCACGATTGCCCTTTTTGCCGTACAACTCAAGCACCTCGCGCCGCCGACGCAGGTGTTGTAATCCGGCGGTTAGGGAGGAGCAGAGATGTGACGCAACGGCGGATACCATCCTGGTGGAAGCGCCGCCCGGTCAGCACGCGCAGGAGTGGAGATGCCCTCGGTGCCGCAGTCGACGGGACGTTTCAGAGCTGACGAGGTGCGGGCGTGCTGCGCGCTGCGCGCCTACCTTTACGCAACAGAGGAATCGAGAGGATCTTCTCCTCCTGCAGGATCTCCCAGATTACGCCACGCGGGCGCGGATGCAGGCTCGGCGCCGCGATCACTTGATCCGGAGTGATGACGAAATCGACGGGGATGTCGTGCCCGCGCATGGGCAGCCGGTCGTCGATAATTTGCGCCGGGTGGATGGTGGTGAGAATCGGCGTGTACTCCCGGATCTTTCCCTCACTGCGCAAAAGCGCGTACTCCAGGTCGCCGTAGCCGCCGCCCCGGCCCAGGCGTGCACCTTGGCGGTTCACGGCTACGGATCCGCAGACGACCAGGTCGACGGGGCACATCTCGTGCGGTGCGATCAAGCGGCCGAACTGCATGGCGCCCGTGATGCTACCCACACGAAAGATCTTCGCGCCCAGTCGGTTCGGGTCCAACTCGACGAAGCAACGCTCGCTGCGCAGTCGCGGCATTGCCAGGTAGACGATCTTGCCCTCGCGCAACGCCGCGCGCCGGATGGGAAGCTGTGGCGCATCCGAGTTGATCTTAATGGCCTTGGCGCGTTTCCACATAGGGAGCTCGCACAGCAATTGTGCGGCGCGATCGGAGCCAACGAAGTTGGGGATGCGCGCATCAACCCCTGGAAAGCGTGCCACGCCGGCGAGCATGAGCCGCGTGCGCACCCTCTGGCGAATGTCCTCTTTCGTCATGGAAGATCGTTACGAGATGCACAAAAACCGGTACTACAAGCCCGCCTGTGAGTCAACGCGATTCTGCATGGAGGACTCGCTTACGCGCCGAGCGATGACGATGAAACCGGTGTGACCAATCATGCGGTGCTCGGGGCGAACGCTGAGGTTCTTGATGTGCCAGAAGCGGACCAGGGTCTCGAATGATTGGATCGCTGCAAAACCGCCGTGATCTCGCAGGCCGTCGACAAACTGTTTGACCTGCATGACGGTTGGTAGGTAGCCCACGATGAGCCCTCCGCTGCGCAGCGCCTCCGCTGCTGCGGGCAGGAGCCGCCAGGGTTCGGCGAGGTCCACGGTCATGCGATCCACCCCGCGTTCCTCGAGGCCGGCGAAAGCATCAGCCACCTTTACGGTCCAATTGGGGGCCGTGCCATAGAACTGCCGCACGTTGTCCTGCGCCATTTCCGCGAAATCAGCGCGCGCCTCGTAGGAGATGACGCGCCCTTGCGGACCGACCGCACGTAGCAATGCCATGCTCAGCGCCCCCGGACCGGCGCCGATCTCGATCACCGTCGCACCTGGATAGATGTCACCCCAGAGCAGGATCGGGCCGATATCCTTCGGATAGATGACTTGCGCGCGGCGTGGCAAGTTGGGAATGAGCTGCGCAAAGCTTGGGCGCAGCACGAGGAACGGCTCTTTTGCCGTACTATAGACGATGCGACCTTCCTCAAGTCCGATCAGATGGTCCGCCTGTATCATCCCCCCGCGGATATGCACGCGAGCGCCGGCGCGCAGCACGCGCAAGTACTCGCGTTCTTTTGAGTCGATGAACAGGACGCTATCGCCGGCTCGTAGCTGGCCGCTTTCCGGTCGCTCCATTGCAGGACCTCTCTGACGTGTTGTGGGACGTACTCAGTGGTTTTCGCTTGCCGTGGAGGTGCTGGTGCGCCGCTGCCGCTTGGTTTCGACTTCGCGGATCAACCGGCAGAAGGCGCACGAGGAACCGAATGCCGGCATCCCGCATCGTTCGCACGAACCCGGCGTTCCATCAACGTGACCCGAAAATGCCGGCCTTCCGACTCGGAGGAATTCCTGCACGAAGCTGAGTTTCGTCCCCGGCATCGCCGCTTCCAGACGGTTCAACGCCTCCTTGTGAATCAACTGCGTTGCCCCAACGCTGTTCGGGCACTCCGCGACGACGTAGTCGATGCCGCGAAAGAATGCGTACACCGCCGATTCATATTCGCTCAGCCGAAACAGCGGCTTGACCTTACGGACAAAGCGCTCGTGCGTCGATTCCAGCACCGGGCGCTGCTTACCGAGATGGCGCACCTGCCAGTGTAGCACGTTGCCCAGCAGCCGGGCGGCCTCGTCGTCGAGGTTGTGCCCGGTTGCAAGCACCGGAAAGCCATGTTCGAAAGCGAGACGGTCGAAGTAGTGGCGCTTGAGGGTGCCGCACGCGGCGCATGCCGGGCGGTGCGTGTTGGCCGTCACCGTTGGGACCGCCAGCCCGTCGTCCTCCAGACGCGCCGTGATCAAGCGCAACCCTCGGTTATCGGCAAAGGCCTCCGTTTTCTGCGTTGAGATGTGCGAATAGGATCCAATCCCAAGCGCCAGGTGCATGCCTGTGGTGCGATAGCCAAGGTCGTTCAGGGCATCCCAGAGGGCGAGACTGTCCTTACCTCCGGAAACGGCCACCAGCACTTCCTCGTCGCGAGTGAACATCTTCTCCTTTTCGACGGCGCGCTGAACCTGCCGTTGGAAACAAAAGATGAAACAGCCGCGGCAGAAGGCGGAGTTGCCGTGCCGGATCTGCACTTCGGCCTTGGACTGGCAGCGTTTACACTTCATTTGGCTGCCCTGCGTTTACCCACCAGAGATGACGTTCCGAATCTCTATCGCGTCGTCCGCCTCGATGAACTCCCTGTCGCACACTAGCTCATTGCCGCGGATGACCATGACGGTTCCAGGCAGAAACCCCAAATCCCGCAAAATGTCCGCGACGCGACGGCGTCCGTCCAGCTCAATCTGCTTGTGCTGGGGCAATAACGTGATTTGCATGTGAAGGGAGCGACAATAAGAAAAGCCAGGTTGAGAGT includes:
- a CDS encoding ATP-binding protein, giving the protein MKCKRCQSKAEVQIRHGNSAFCRGCFIFCFQRQVQRAVEKEKMFTRDEEVLVAVSGGKDSLALWDALNDLGYRTTGMHLALGIGSYSHISTQKTEAFADNRGLRLITARLEDDGLAVPTVTANTHRPACAACGTLKRHYFDRLAFEHGFPVLATGHNLDDEAARLLGNVLHWQVRHLGKQRPVLESTHERFVRKVKPLFRLSEYESAVYAFFRGIDYVVAECPNSVGATQLIHKEALNRLEAAMPGTKLSFVQEFLRVGRPAFSGHVDGTPGSCERCGMPAFGSSCAFCRLIREVETKRQRRTSTSTASENH
- a CDS encoding tRNA (adenine-N1)-methyltransferase gives rise to the protein MERPESGQLRAGDSVLFIDSKEREYLRVLRAGARVHIRGGMIQADHLIGLEEGRIVYSTAKEPFLVLRPSFAQLIPNLPRRAQVIYPKDIGPILLWGDIYPGATVIEIGAGPGALSMALLRAVGPQGRVISYEARADFAEMAQDNVRQFYGTAPNWTVKVADAFAGLEERGVDRMTVDLAEPWRLLPAAAEALRSGGLIVGYLPTVMQVKQFVDGLRDHGGFAAIQSFETLVRFWHIKNLSVRPEHRMIGHTGFIVIARRVSESSMQNRVDSQAGL
- a CDS encoding MoaD/ThiS family protein, with the translated sequence MQITLLPQHKQIELDGRRRVADILRDLGFLPGTVMVIRGNELVCDREFIEADDAIEIRNVISGG
- a CDS encoding antibiotic biosynthesis monooxygenase; amino-acid sequence: MKRPIAELLTMEHNAGAESARTQYDREIWQILRRKQGYVTHRIYQDLTEPRHLLVYSEWESKKALDGARQHLQGTPLMRRARAALSAAPPRLIVEIGGPVTSTKGLALPDGAVAARILIHLVSNGDKWHGQEEKLWRTLSNQTGHLASIVFRGFEEPLLVGSFSHWVDADAFERARVHFDEVVTLGGAEPPSQQLEYRLYRPLRD
- a CDS encoding 5-formyltetrahydrofolate cyclo-ligase, whose protein sequence is MTKEDIRQRVRTRLMLAGVARFPGVDARIPNFVGSDRAAQLLCELPMWKRAKAIKINSDAPQLPIRRAALREGKIVYLAMPRLRSERCFVELDPNRLGAKIFRVGSITGAMQFGRLIAPHEMCPVDLVVCGSVAVNRQGARLGRGGGYGDLEYALLRSEGKIREYTPILTTIHPAQIIDDRLPMRGHDIPVDFVITPDQVIAAPSLHPRPRGVIWEILQEEKILSIPLLRKGRRAARSTPAPRQL